One Natrinema halophilum genomic window carries:
- a CDS encoding glutaredoxin family protein yields the protein MLTIYRLEGCPFCEHVVDRLETLEIDYESVWVEGLHSKRNEVKRVSGQRQVPVVIDDEQGVTMAESERILDYLDTIYA from the coding sequence ATGCTCACGATCTACCGGCTGGAGGGCTGTCCGTTCTGTGAACACGTCGTGGATCGCCTCGAGACACTCGAGATCGATTACGAGAGCGTCTGGGTCGAGGGGCTCCATTCGAAACGCAACGAAGTCAAACGCGTCTCGGGACAGCGACAAGTCCCCGTCGTCATCGATGACGAACAGGGCGTGACGATGGCTGAATCCGAGCGCATCCTCGATTATCTCGACACGATATACGCCTGA
- a CDS encoding cupin domain-containing protein gives MDYEVIHTDDVPITDLSTVDEIPPDLRIRALDEVLDTDSLNLKLWYFEPGEEIGYHAHNEQEELFYVIEGEFSVKIGRSGEEEYVDAGPGTFWIAKPEVGHGHRNVGDDEGVVLAIGAPAVEDPGIDPHSLDNGDE, from the coding sequence ATGGATTACGAAGTAATCCACACCGACGACGTACCAATCACCGACCTCTCCACCGTCGATGAGATTCCACCGGATTTGCGAATTCGAGCGCTCGACGAAGTCCTCGATACCGACTCGCTCAACCTCAAACTCTGGTACTTCGAGCCCGGAGAGGAGATCGGGTACCACGCCCACAACGAACAGGAAGAGCTGTTCTACGTCATCGAGGGCGAGTTCTCGGTGAAAATCGGACGATCGGGCGAAGAAGAATACGTCGACGCCGGTCCGGGGACGTTCTGGATCGCAAAACCCGAAGTGGGTCACGGCCATCGCAACGTCGGCGACGACGAAGGCGTCGTCCTGGCAATCGGTGCACCCGCAGTCGAGGACCCCGGAATCGACCCGCACAGCCTCGACAACGGTGACGAATAA
- a CDS encoding HIT family protein — translation MEQVFAPWRIDWIKRDEKNPDVEECVFCELPERDTDRENLIVARSEHAFVMLNNYPYNPGHTMVIPHAHTGDYTELEDEVLLGHARLKQRTFEALEVTFEPDGFNAGLNIGSGAGGSIADHLHTHVVPRWQGDTNFMPVISDTTVIVEALDATYEHLREAFVDQDGTTDPGGHSAVEFA, via the coding sequence ATGGAGCAGGTGTTCGCACCGTGGCGGATCGATTGGATCAAGCGCGACGAGAAAAATCCGGACGTCGAAGAGTGCGTCTTCTGTGAACTACCCGAGCGGGATACCGACCGAGAGAATCTGATTGTTGCACGCAGCGAACACGCATTTGTCATGCTAAACAACTATCCATACAATCCGGGCCACACGATGGTCATTCCCCACGCCCATACTGGAGACTACACCGAACTCGAAGACGAGGTGCTCTTGGGTCACGCTCGACTGAAACAACGAACGTTCGAGGCGCTCGAGGTGACCTTCGAGCCGGACGGGTTCAATGCCGGTTTGAACATCGGCAGCGGGGCCGGCGGTTCGATAGCCGATCATCTTCACACCCACGTTGTCCCCCGCTGGCAGGGCGATACTAACTTTATGCCCGTGATAAGTGATACGACGGTGATCGTCGAGGCGCTCGATGCGACCTACGAACACCTCCGCGAAGCCTTTGTCGACCAGGATGGGACGACCGATCCCGGCGGACACAGCGCCGTCGAGTTCGCCTGA
- the map gene encoding type II methionyl aminopeptidase: MAESEVDLESEQYEKHREAGAILAQVRRETAERVEVGASHLEIAEWAEDRIRELGGKPAFPVNISVDEEAAHATPSIDDETTFGEEMINLDIGVHIDGRLADTAVTVDLSGNPELAEASEQALEAALEVIEPGVDTGDIGAEVEDVIDGYGYNPVVNLTGHGLGHWEQHTSPNIPNRAVSQGTTLEVGDVVAIEPFATDGGGKVTEGSSAEIFSLERDGTVRNRQARDALEQITSEFRTLPFATRWLETDRPQMALRRLKRNDIVHSYPVLKEDDGFLVSQKEHTIIVTEDGCEVTTS, from the coding sequence ATGGCCGAATCTGAAGTGGACCTCGAGTCCGAGCAGTACGAGAAACACCGCGAAGCGGGAGCAATCCTCGCGCAAGTGCGTCGGGAAACAGCCGAGCGCGTCGAGGTCGGCGCCAGTCATCTGGAGATCGCCGAGTGGGCAGAAGATCGAATCCGCGAGCTCGGTGGCAAGCCCGCCTTCCCGGTCAACATCTCCGTCGACGAAGAAGCGGCTCACGCGACGCCGTCGATCGACGACGAGACGACGTTCGGCGAGGAGATGATCAACCTCGACATCGGCGTCCACATCGACGGCCGGCTGGCCGACACCGCAGTCACCGTCGATCTGTCCGGCAATCCGGAACTCGCCGAAGCATCCGAACAGGCGCTCGAGGCTGCTCTCGAGGTGATCGAACCGGGCGTCGACACCGGGGATATCGGTGCGGAGGTCGAAGACGTCATCGACGGCTACGGTTACAATCCCGTCGTCAACCTGACCGGCCACGGGCTCGGTCACTGGGAACAACACACAAGCCCCAACATCCCGAACCGTGCCGTCTCGCAAGGTACGACGCTCGAAGTCGGCGACGTCGTCGCGATCGAACCGTTCGCGACCGATGGCGGCGGGAAAGTCACCGAGGGCAGCAGTGCAGAAATATTCTCACTCGAGCGCGATGGAACCGTTCGCAACAGACAGGCTCGCGACGCATTAGAGCAGATCACGTCGGAGTTCCGCACGTTACCGTTCGCGACGCGCTGGCTCGAAACAGACCGCCCGCAAATGGCGCTACGACGACTCAAGCGCAACGATATCGTTCACAGTTATCCGGTTCTCAAGGAAGATGATGGGTTCCTCGTCAGTCAGAAGGAACACACGATCATCGTCACCGAGGATGGTTGTGAAGTGACGACGTCGTGA
- the icd gene encoding isocitrate dehydrogenase (NADP(+)) has translation MSYDKIEQPETGEKITLKEGAEDELEVPDNPIIPIIYGDGVGSDVGPAAQSVLEAAAEATGRDINWMRVYAGESAREKYDENLPQETVEAIKEHRVAIKGPLTTPVGAGFRSLNVALRKKLDLYANVRPTYYLDGVPSPVSEPEQMNMVTFRENTEDVYAGIEWEEGTDEVEQVKEFVEDEMGATGVIHDGPVGIGIKPITEFGSKRLIRRAIDYALEHDRDSVTLVHKGNIMKFTEGQFRDWGYEVAEEEYGDEVITEDTLWEERDGEQPEDAVVVNDRIADNMLQQLLTRTDQYDVIATMNLNGDYMSDAAGAQIGGLGIAPGSNFGDGLLLAEPVHGSAPKYEGQDKVNPTAMILSGRMMLEYMGWDDAADLVRDAVEETISSGKVTYDLERQLDDAEKLATSEYAEEVVNNIEKLS, from the coding sequence ATGAGTTACGACAAGATTGAGCAACCAGAGACGGGGGAGAAGATAACGCTAAAAGAGGGGGCCGAAGACGAACTCGAAGTGCCTGACAACCCAATCATTCCGATTATTTACGGCGACGGTGTGGGAAGCGACGTCGGGCCCGCTGCACAGAGCGTTCTCGAGGCTGCTGCGGAGGCGACCGGGCGCGATATTAACTGGATGCGCGTTTACGCTGGCGAGTCTGCCCGCGAGAAGTACGACGAGAACCTCCCGCAGGAGACCGTCGAAGCGATCAAGGAACACCGCGTCGCGATCAAGGGTCCGCTGACGACGCCGGTCGGAGCCGGCTTCCGATCGCTCAACGTCGCCCTGCGAAAGAAACTCGACCTCTACGCCAACGTCCGTCCGACATATTATCTCGACGGCGTTCCGTCGCCGGTGTCAGAGCCGGAGCAGATGAACATGGTCACCTTCCGTGAGAACACGGAAGACGTCTACGCCGGCATCGAGTGGGAGGAAGGCACGGACGAAGTCGAGCAGGTCAAGGAGTTCGTCGAAGACGAGATGGGCGCGACGGGCGTCATCCACGACGGTCCCGTCGGTATCGGTATCAAACCGATCACGGAGTTCGGATCCAAGCGTCTCATCCGCCGGGCGATCGACTACGCCCTCGAGCACGACCGTGACTCCGTTACGCTGGTCCACAAGGGTAACATCATGAAGTTCACCGAAGGCCAGTTCCGTGACTGGGGCTACGAGGTCGCCGAAGAGGAGTACGGCGACGAAGTCATTACCGAGGACACCCTCTGGGAGGAGCGCGACGGCGAACAGCCCGAGGACGCGGTCGTCGTCAACGACCGCATCGCCGACAACATGCTCCAGCAACTGCTGACCCGAACCGACCAGTACGACGTCATCGCGACGATGAACCTGAACGGGGACTACATGTCCGACGCTGCCGGTGCACAGATCGGTGGCCTCGGCATCGCCCCGGGTTCGAACTTCGGTGACGGTCTCCTGCTCGCCGAACCCGTCCACGGTTCCGCACCCAAGTACGAGGGCCAGGACAAGGTCAACCCGACCGCCATGATCCTCTCGGGTCGCATGATGCTCGAGTACATGGGCTGGGACGACGCCGCCGACCTCGTCCGCGACGCCGTCGAGGAGACGATTTCGTCCGGGAAGGTCACGTACGACCTCGAGCGCCAACTCGATGACGCCGAGAAACTCGCCACCAGCGAGTACGCCGAGGAAGTCGTCAACAATATCGAGAAGCTTTCGTAA
- a CDS encoding GNAT family N-acetyltransferase → MDDLEIRVADTDREREDAFAVRHEVFVEEQGVDEELEYDEHDETAIHFVAYGGDEPIGAARLRDLGEGVGTVERVAVRESWRENGVGRALMATLEERADALGFVTLKLHSQTRAAPFYRELGYERRGAEFEEAGIPHVEMQKPLEGP, encoded by the coding sequence ATGGACGATCTCGAGATCCGCGTCGCCGACACCGACCGAGAGCGCGAGGATGCCTTCGCGGTCCGTCACGAGGTATTCGTCGAAGAGCAGGGCGTCGACGAGGAACTGGAGTACGACGAGCACGACGAGACGGCGATTCACTTCGTCGCATACGGCGGGGACGAGCCGATCGGTGCCGCACGGCTCCGCGACCTCGGGGAGGGGGTTGGGACGGTCGAACGCGTCGCAGTCCGCGAGTCGTGGCGGGAAAACGGGGTCGGTCGTGCGTTGATGGCGACCCTCGAGGAGCGAGCCGACGCGCTCGGATTCGTGACGCTGAAGCTACACTCGCAGACGCGGGCGGCGCCGTTCTACCGCGAACTCGGCTACGAACGACGCGGCGCGGAGTTCGAAGAAGCCGGCATCCCCCACGTCGAAATGCAGAAACCGCTCGAGGGACCGTAA
- a CDS encoding cupin domain-containing protein — MERVSLADLESSEVADGVQLALLAGTDSMNVQHFEIEPGAALDEHSHPHEQTGYIVEGELTFTVDGDEIVCGPGDSYGIPGKQAHAAENRGDETVRGVDIFSPPRENPSWDDE; from the coding sequence ATGGAACGCGTTTCCCTTGCCGACCTCGAGTCGTCCGAAGTCGCCGACGGCGTCCAACTTGCGCTGCTGGCCGGAACCGATTCGATGAACGTCCAGCACTTCGAAATCGAACCCGGGGCAGCGCTCGACGAACACAGCCATCCGCACGAGCAGACGGGATACATCGTGGAAGGCGAGTTGACGTTCACCGTCGACGGCGACGAAATCGTCTGCGGGCCCGGCGATTCCTACGGCATCCCCGGCAAACAGGCCCACGCTGCGGAGAACCGCGGCGACGAGACGGTCCGCGGTGTCGACATTTTTAGCCCACCGAGGGAGAACCCGAGCTGGGACGACGAGTGA
- a CDS encoding DMT family transporter encodes MNPYVILGGAILSELFGTTALKLSDGFSRPLPSLGVVVGYGVAFYLLSLTLEELPVGIVYATWAALGIVGVASIGVVAFDERLDAPAVAGVGLILAGVYCLTIVSDVSTH; translated from the coding sequence ATGAATCCGTACGTGATCCTCGGCGGCGCGATCTTATCGGAACTGTTCGGAACGACGGCGCTCAAACTGTCCGACGGGTTCTCTCGGCCGCTGCCGAGTCTCGGCGTCGTCGTCGGGTACGGTGTCGCCTTTTATCTCCTCTCGCTCACGCTCGAGGAGTTGCCGGTCGGGATCGTCTACGCGACGTGGGCCGCACTCGGCATCGTCGGCGTCGCGTCGATCGGCGTCGTCGCGTTCGACGAGCGACTCGATGCCCCAGCGGTCGCCGGGGTCGGGCTGATCCTCGCAGGCGTGTACTGCCTCACTATCGTCTCCGACGTCTCGACCCATTGA
- a CDS encoding DUF5817 domain-containing protein, with product MYAVVGCGECSNLWIIEGRSETTQCPRCGSRRPYEKRKKFVETDDAAHARDVRASMLANRQGEGEAFARLDSFAALEDDVADGVVDEAEYLEESGLDVDEVEAAGDRDPRGPARSGSKKEIVKGSLEALDRPTEDEIVAYAGERGVSPEYVETALEKLMRRGVVSESRGRYRLL from the coding sequence ATGTACGCCGTGGTCGGCTGTGGCGAGTGCTCGAACCTCTGGATCATCGAGGGGCGCTCGGAGACGACCCAGTGTCCCCGCTGCGGTTCGCGCAGGCCCTACGAGAAGCGCAAGAAATTCGTCGAGACCGACGATGCCGCCCACGCTCGCGACGTTCGGGCGTCGATGCTCGCGAACCGCCAGGGTGAAGGCGAGGCCTTCGCCAGGCTCGATTCCTTCGCAGCACTCGAGGACGACGTCGCCGACGGCGTCGTCGACGAGGCGGAATATCTCGAGGAATCCGGACTGGACGTCGACGAAGTCGAGGCCGCCGGCGATCGAGACCCCCGGGGGCCCGCCCGCAGCGGAAGCAAAAAGGAAATCGTGAAGGGATCTCTCGAGGCGCTCGACCGGCCGACCGAGGACGAAATCGTCGCGTACGCCGGCGAGCGCGGGGTGTCCCCCGAGTACGTCGAGACGGCGCTCGAGAAACTGATGCGGCGTGGGGTCGTCAGTGAGAGCCGTGGTCGGTATCGATTACTCTGA
- the hmgA gene encoding hydroxymethylglutaryl-CoA reductase (NADPH) has protein sequence MTDPEDLAERVHDGDLRLHELEEYADHDDAAKARRLLVERETGAELDAIGDYAFPAEQADPNVENMIGAAQVPMGVVGPVDVDGGAADGEHYLPLATTEGALLASVNRGLGIIRAAGGAEARVTKNGMTRAPVFRVDGVAEAADTVEWVADNLEALREAAESTTSHGELLDIEPYVVGDSVFLRFAYDTKDAMGMNMATIATGEACVLVESETPASLVALSGNLCSDKKPAAVNAVEGRGRSVTADVLVPGELVENRLHTTADAIAEANTRKNLIGSAKAGSLGFNAHAANVVGAAFLATGQDEAQVVEAANTITTMDARKRADGTTDLYASVSLASLEVGTVGGGTKLPTQAEALEILGLRGGGDPPGSNADALAEIIAVGALAGELSLLGALSSRHLASAHEDLGR, from the coding sequence ATGACAGACCCCGAGGATCTCGCCGAGCGGGTGCACGACGGCGACCTTCGACTTCACGAACTCGAGGAATATGCGGACCACGACGACGCTGCGAAAGCGCGCCGATTGCTCGTCGAACGCGAGACGGGAGCGGAACTCGATGCGATCGGCGACTACGCGTTTCCGGCCGAGCAGGCGGACCCGAACGTCGAGAACATGATCGGGGCGGCGCAGGTTCCGATGGGTGTCGTGGGGCCCGTCGACGTAGACGGCGGCGCGGCAGACGGCGAACACTACCTGCCGCTCGCGACGACCGAGGGAGCGCTCCTGGCGTCGGTCAACCGCGGGCTAGGAATAATACGTGCTGCGGGCGGGGCCGAGGCGCGCGTCACGAAAAACGGCATGACTCGCGCGCCCGTGTTTCGGGTCGACGGCGTCGCCGAGGCCGCCGACACCGTCGAGTGGGTCGCGGATAACCTCGAGGCGCTGCGGGAGGCCGCCGAATCGACGACCAGTCACGGCGAACTGCTCGACATCGAGCCGTACGTCGTCGGCGATTCCGTCTTCTTGCGCTTCGCCTACGACACCAAGGATGCGATGGGGATGAACATGGCGACGATCGCAACCGGCGAGGCCTGCGTACTGGTCGAGTCCGAAACCCCCGCTTCGCTCGTGGCCCTGTCGGGGAACCTCTGTTCGGACAAGAAGCCAGCCGCGGTCAACGCCGTCGAGGGACGGGGACGCTCCGTGACCGCCGACGTGTTGGTGCCCGGCGAGCTCGTCGAGAACCGACTCCACACAACCGCCGACGCTATCGCGGAGGCCAACACGCGCAAAAACCTGATCGGTAGCGCCAAGGCCGGCAGTCTCGGGTTCAACGCCCACGCCGCAAACGTCGTCGGGGCCGCCTTCCTCGCGACCGGGCAGGACGAAGCCCAGGTCGTCGAGGCCGCCAACACCATCACGACCATGGATGCCCGCAAACGCGCCGACGGCACGACCGACCTCTACGCCAGCGTCTCGCTCGCCTCGCTCGAGGTCGGGACCGTCGGCGGCGGGACGAAACTACCGACGCAGGCCGAAGCGCTCGAGATCCTCGGCCTCCGGGGCGGCGGCGATCCGCCGGGCTCGAACGCCGACGCGCTCGCGGAGATCATCGCCGTCGGCGCACTCGCCGGCGAACTCTCCCTGCTCGGCGCGCTCTCCTCGCGACATCTCGCCAGCGCACACGAGGATCTGGGCCGGTAA
- a CDS encoding LLM class flavin-dependent oxidoreductase: MDVGLMVTGFGDRSLADVAVRAEDSGYDAIWIGELWGANAAVQATEIACRTDEIRIGTAILNVYSRSPAVLAMTATSLEDASDGRFTLGLGTSTATAVEGLHGLSFDRPVRRAHETIELVRAFTAGDGEPVEYEGELLEASSFPPLDVSVPIYHAGLGPANRRVVGRLCDGWIPHNIPFSRLDEAFEEVVAAARERDRDPAEITIAPYVPSAVSDDREEARETLRRHIAYYVGSGEGYRRAVAMKFPDAADRVAAAWRDGNKRDAASAVTDDMLTDLGVAGTPEKAREQLRTLVDETGIDHPIVVVPEPASNDVTEMTIEALAPDRL; the protein is encoded by the coding sequence ATGGATGTCGGACTCATGGTGACTGGCTTCGGCGACAGATCTCTCGCAGATGTCGCCGTTCGTGCCGAAGATAGCGGATACGACGCCATCTGGATTGGAGAACTCTGGGGAGCGAACGCCGCTGTTCAGGCGACGGAAATAGCCTGTCGAACCGACGAGATCCGTATCGGAACGGCGATCTTGAACGTGTATTCGCGTTCGCCGGCAGTCCTCGCGATGACCGCGACCTCGCTCGAGGACGCGTCGGATGGCCGGTTCACACTCGGTCTGGGGACGAGTACGGCCACTGCAGTCGAAGGGCTCCACGGGTTGTCGTTCGACCGGCCGGTCCGACGCGCTCACGAAACGATCGAACTCGTTCGCGCGTTCACCGCCGGCGACGGCGAACCGGTCGAATACGAGGGCGAGTTGCTCGAGGCGTCGTCGTTCCCGCCGCTCGACGTCTCGGTACCGATCTATCACGCCGGTCTCGGACCGGCCAACCGTCGGGTCGTCGGCCGACTCTGTGACGGGTGGATTCCCCACAACATTCCCTTCTCCCGACTCGACGAGGCGTTCGAGGAGGTCGTGGCGGCCGCTCGGGAACGCGACCGCGATCCGGCCGAGATTACGATCGCGCCGTACGTCCCGTCCGCAGTCAGCGACGATCGAGAGGAGGCACGCGAAACCCTGCGCCGTCACATCGCCTACTACGTCGGGAGCGGCGAGGGGTATAGGCGGGCGGTCGCGATGAAATTCCCGGATGCAGCGGACCGAGTCGCTGCGGCCTGGCGCGACGGTAATAAACGGGATGCGGCGAGTGCAGTGACCGACGACATGCTCACCGATCTCGGAGTCGCCGGAACGCCCGAGAAAGCGCGCGAGCAACTCCGGACGCTCGTCGATGAGACGGGGATCGATCACCCGATCGTCGTCGTTCCGGAGCCAGCCTCGAACGATGTGACTGAGATGACGATCGAAGCGCTCGCACCGGATCGGCTCTAG
- the gfo6 gene encoding D-xylose 1-dehydrogenase Gfo6: MELEDAFSDFMRRDWQRKQADGTIRLAVIGIGEFARQRALPAIAEGSYCETSMLVTGSPARVSDVASTYDAEYVVGYDAFLAGDHVDAYDAIYVAAPNALHGRYATAAAEFGKHVLCEKPLEISVDRARNVVDACNDAGVTLMTAYRLQTEPTVRRTRDLVRDGVIGDVVQVHGGFSHPLLEHSDPDTWRLDPELAGGGALVDLGIYPLNTIRFLLECEPTTVFATTHSAGGPFANVDEHVAFQLEYETDATASCTASFDAHASSALELVGTEGMIDIESPFGGVVPQEMTVESGDVRMEYTGPRIDEVREEFDYFGYCVLTGTDPEPDGEDGLADLRTIEAAYESADTGRRIDLE; the protein is encoded by the coding sequence ATGGAACTCGAAGACGCGTTTTCGGACTTCATGCGTCGAGACTGGCAACGCAAGCAGGCTGACGGAACGATCCGACTCGCCGTTATCGGGATCGGTGAATTCGCACGTCAGCGCGCGTTGCCCGCGATCGCGGAGGGAAGCTATTGCGAAACGTCGATGCTGGTCACGGGATCGCCGGCCCGCGTATCGGACGTCGCCAGCACGTACGACGCCGAATACGTCGTCGGCTACGACGCTTTCCTCGCGGGCGATCACGTCGACGCCTACGACGCGATTTACGTCGCAGCCCCGAACGCTCTTCACGGACGGTACGCGACCGCCGCGGCCGAATTCGGAAAACACGTCCTCTGTGAGAAGCCCCTCGAGATCAGCGTCGACCGCGCTCGGAACGTCGTCGATGCCTGTAACGACGCCGGAGTGACGCTGATGACGGCCTACCGACTGCAGACGGAACCGACGGTTCGCCGCACTCGCGACCTCGTCCGCGATGGCGTGATCGGCGACGTCGTCCAGGTCCACGGCGGCTTCTCCCATCCGCTGCTCGAGCATTCGGACCCCGACACCTGGCGACTCGACCCCGAGCTCGCCGGCGGCGGCGCGCTGGTCGATCTCGGGATCTACCCGCTCAACACGATCCGATTCCTCCTCGAGTGCGAGCCGACGACCGTCTTCGCCACCACCCACTCGGCCGGCGGTCCGTTCGCGAACGTCGACGAACACGTCGCGTTCCAACTCGAGTACGAGACCGACGCGACGGCGTCGTGTACGGCGAGTTTCGACGCCCACGCGAGCAGCGCACTCGAACTCGTCGGCACCGAGGGGATGATCGACATCGAGTCGCCGTTCGGGGGCGTCGTTCCCCAGGAGATGACCGTCGAGAGCGGCGACGTACGGATGGAGTACACCGGTCCACGGATCGACGAGGTTCGCGAGGAGTTCGACTACTTCGGCTACTGCGTGCTGACGGGAACCGACCCCGAACCCGACGGCGAAGACGGGCTTGCGGACCTTCGCACCATCGAGGCCGCCTACGAGTCGGCCGATACGGGCCGTCGGATCGACCTCGAGTGA
- the nadA gene encoding quinolinate synthase NadA — MVKMETAELETDLSLFKYDNLEQLPPRYRDLEEEERTERIEAALSELGDDVVILGHNYQRREIVEHADFIGDSYQLSKEAAEADAEYVIFGGVTFMAESADIITDDDQSVILPSMEASCPMAGMAEALQVDSAWAEITDAAPDADIIPITYMNSYADLKAFCASQGGLVCTSSNAHRAFEYAFDKGDKVLFLPDKHLGENTAHRLGMEDEIAEWDPWDPEGKDADEVANSDIILWDGYCQVHERFREDHIEAIRDDHPDAQVIVHPECRREVVEAADVAGSTATICETIENADPGDTWAIGTEIHLTNHLQRWHPEVNVLPLCGDACMDCNAMRQIDPNYLAWVLEELVEGREHNVIEVAPEEKELAGVALDRMLEI; from the coding sequence ATGGTCAAGATGGAAACGGCGGAACTGGAAACCGATTTGAGTCTGTTCAAATACGACAATCTCGAGCAACTGCCGCCCCGTTACCGGGACCTCGAGGAGGAAGAACGGACCGAACGTATCGAGGCGGCGCTCTCTGAACTCGGCGACGATGTCGTCATCCTGGGGCACAACTATCAGCGACGGGAGATCGTCGAGCACGCCGATTTCATCGGAGACTCATATCAGCTTTCGAAGGAGGCAGCCGAGGCGGATGCCGAGTACGTGATCTTCGGCGGCGTGACGTTCATGGCTGAAAGCGCGGACATCATCACGGACGACGATCAGTCCGTTATCCTCCCGAGCATGGAGGCATCGTGTCCGATGGCAGGGATGGCCGAAGCGCTGCAGGTCGACAGCGCGTGGGCCGAAATTACCGATGCGGCGCCCGATGCGGATATCATCCCGATCACATACATGAACTCCTACGCGGACCTGAAGGCGTTCTGTGCGAGCCAGGGCGGGCTCGTCTGTACGTCCTCGAACGCGCACAGAGCGTTCGAGTACGCCTTCGACAAGGGCGACAAGGTGCTCTTTCTGCCCGACAAACACCTGGGGGAGAACACCGCCCACCGCCTCGGCATGGAAGACGAAATAGCCGAGTGGGATCCCTGGGACCCCGAAGGCAAGGACGCCGACGAGGTCGCAAACAGCGACATCATCCTCTGGGACGGCTACTGTCAGGTCCACGAGCGGTTCCGCGAGGATCATATCGAAGCGATTCGCGACGATCACCCCGATGCACAGGTCATCGTCCACCCGGAGTGTCGCCGCGAAGTCGTCGAGGCGGCGGACGTAGCCGGATCGACGGCGACGATTTGCGAAACGATCGAAAATGCAGATCCCGGCGACACCTGGGCGATCGGCACCGAGATCCACCTCACGAACCACCTCCAGCGCTGGCACCCCGAGGTCAACGTCTTGCCGCTCTGTGGCGACGCCTGCATGGACTGCAACGCCATGCGACAGATCGATCCCAACTACCTCGCCTGGGTCCTCGAGGAACTCGTCGAGGGTCGGGAACACAACGTGATCGAAGTCGCGCCCGAAGAGAAGGAACTCGCGGGCGTCGCGCTCGATCGCATGCTCGAGATCTGA